A stretch of Anolis sagrei isolate rAnoSag1 chromosome X, rAnoSag1.mat, whole genome shotgun sequence DNA encodes these proteins:
- the FBL gene encoding rRNA 2'-O-methyltransferase fibrillarin, protein MRPGFSPRGGRGDRGGRGGFGDRGRGGFRGGRGGFNSPGRGGGGPFRGGRGGSRGRGGPRGGGGRGGRGGFRGGRKVTVEPHRHEGVFICRGKEDALVTKNMVPGESVYGEKRISVEDGEIKVEYRAWNPFRSKLAAAILGGIDQIHIKPGSKVLYLGAASGTTVSHVSDIVGPEGLVYAVEFSHRSGRDLINVAKKRTNIIPVIEDARHPHKYRMLIGMVDVIFADVAQPDQSRIVALNAHNFLKNGGHFVISIKANCVDSTAAPEAVFASEVKKMQQENMKPQEQLTLEPYERDHAVVVGIYRPPPKQKK, encoded by the exons ATGAGGCCCG GTTTCAGCCCTCGCGGGGGACGTGGGGACCGCGGAGGACGCGGCGGCTTCGGGGATCGTGGACGCGGAGGCTTCCGAGGAGGTCGAG GTGGATTTAATTCTCctggaagaggaggtggaggaccTTTCCGAGGCGGCAGGGGAGGCAGCAGAGGAAGAGGTGGCCCACGTGGCGGCGGCGGCCGAGGAGGTCGGGGTGGCTTCAGAGGAGGCAGAAAGGTGACAGTGGAGCCTCATAGGCATGAAG GAGTTTTCATCTGTAGAGGAAAGGAAGATGCACTTGTGACAAAGAACATGGTACCTGGGGAGTCTGTGTATGGAGAGAAGAGGATTTCTGTCGAG GATGGTGAAATAAAGGTGGAATATCGTGCCTGGAACCCTTTCCGTTCTAAGCTGGCTGCTGCGATCCTTGGGGGCATTGATCAGATTCATATCAAACCAGGCAGTAAAGTGTTATACTTGGGAGCAGCATCAGGGACTACAGTGTCTCATGTCTCTGACATAGTTGGACCG GAAGGTCTTGTGTATGCTGTTGAGTTTTCCCATCGCTCAGGCCGCGACCTCATTAATGTAGCAAAGAAGCGAACCAACATCATCCCTGTAATCGAGGATGCCCGACACCCACACAAATACCGCATGTTGATTG GCATGGTGGATGTAATCTTTGCAGATGTAGCTCAGCCTGACCAGTCACGTATAGTTGCTTTAAATGCACACAATTTCTTAAAAAATGGTGGCCATTTTGTCATCTCCATTAAG GCAAACTGTGTTGACTCAACAGCAGCCCCCGAAGCAGTTTTTGCATCAGAGGTAAAGAAAATGCAGCAGGAAAATATGAAACCCCAAGAACAGTTAACTTTGGAGCCCTATGAGCGAGACCATGCAGTGGTGGTTGGCATTTACAG